In Candidatus Chlorohelix allophototropha, the following are encoded in one genomic region:
- a CDS encoding ABC transporter ATP-binding protein, translating to MSRIEQVFDSIPAEKSTTIKLPDWKIKVENLSKSFFSRNVHVSAIENANLEIGDGEFYCLVGPSGCGKTTLLRIISGLEKKTEGQLHIRTQTANQNGEERVKNRPLNSMVFQEQSVFPWMNVRDNISFGLKAQGYPRAIRYKIAEKYIEKLGLRGFGKALPYQLSGGMKQRVSVARAFATDPDILLMDEPFGALDEQTKMLLQEELLKIWEETRKTVIFVTHSIDEAIILADKIVVMSARPGRILKIIPVNFPRPRQIEAMRADPHFGEIFSEVWGLLRSEVIKAQKR from the coding sequence ATGAGCAGAATTGAACAAGTTTTCGACTCGATACCGGCTGAAAAATCAACAACGATAAAATTGCCAGACTGGAAAATTAAAGTCGAAAACCTGAGTAAATCCTTTTTTTCTCGCAATGTACATGTAAGCGCTATCGAGAATGCTAACCTCGAAATTGGTGATGGTGAATTTTATTGTCTGGTAGGGCCGTCTGGATGTGGGAAAACTACCTTGCTACGCATTATTAGCGGGCTAGAAAAGAAAACAGAAGGACAGTTACACATCCGTACTCAAACTGCCAATCAGAACGGAGAAGAAAGAGTTAAAAACCGACCTTTGAACTCAATGGTTTTCCAAGAACAATCAGTTTTTCCTTGGATGAATGTTCGAGATAACATTTCGTTTGGTCTCAAAGCGCAAGGTTACCCACGCGCTATCCGGTACAAAATTGCAGAAAAGTATATTGAAAAACTCGGTTTGCGCGGTTTTGGAAAAGCCTTACCGTATCAACTTTCCGGTGGAATGAAGCAAAGGGTTTCGGTTGCCCGTGCTTTTGCTACCGACCCCGATATTTTGCTGATGGACGAACCATTCGGCGCTTTGGACGAACAAACCAAAATGTTATTACAGGAGGAGTTGCTAAAAATTTGGGAAGAAACCCGCAAGACCGTTATCTTTGTAACCCATAGTATAGATGAAGCCATCATACTGGCAGATAAAATTGTAGTAATGAGCGCAAGACCTGGAAGAATCTTGAAAATTATTCCTGTTAATTTCCCACGACCTCGTCAGATTGAAGCCATGCGAGCTGATCCTCACTTTGGGGAGATATTCAGCGAAGTTTGGGGGCTATTGCGTAGCGAGGTTATAAAGGCTCAAAAGAGATAG
- a CDS encoding ABC transporter substrate-binding protein, giving the protein MKESHTQERNYALRSLLLVVLILTGLLLVACGDSTATTVSTTTAASTAAKTTVASGTTTTAAASSTTTVAATSSGAKTKIIYACQATAETAPIYLGIEKGYFAANNLEVEIALTNGTSDLIPLVATGQASGGVATWAAAFFNAAKNKSTVSILGSLGRIPDSGRTPARIIVSKAAYDSGQVKTVADLKGKKVAIPGPGAFAEYSVNLALKTGGLSIKDVELVNIPFPQQAAAFKTGSVVASFASEPVSTQLEADGTAVTLVDGHAGGTELTFMVFNTDFLNKNTEAVTRFLSVYIKTLRELDAGGWKDPEVQKIVEKYTKAPGALLSKIALSVHSNNDVININTVRAQEAYFRERGVLSYTGDLDLESLIRKDIIQKALQSL; this is encoded by the coding sequence ATGAAAGAAAGCCACACACAGGAAAGAAATTATGCTTTAAGATCTTTACTACTCGTAGTCCTGATTTTGACAGGATTGCTACTGGTAGCCTGCGGTGATTCAACCGCTACTACTGTATCCACTACCACAGCCGCTTCTACTGCCGCAAAAACTACTGTAGCGTCTGGCACCACCACCACAGCCGCTGCCTCTAGCACTACCACTGTGGCAGCCACCAGCAGTGGTGCAAAAACCAAGATAATCTATGCTTGCCAAGCTACCGCTGAAACTGCACCGATATACTTAGGCATAGAGAAGGGTTATTTTGCTGCTAATAATTTAGAGGTTGAGATAGCTTTGACTAATGGCACCTCCGATCTTATTCCACTCGTAGCAACTGGGCAAGCCAGCGGAGGAGTTGCAACATGGGCTGCGGCATTTTTCAACGCTGCAAAAAACAAGTCAACTGTTTCGATACTTGGTTCTTTAGGAAGGATACCAGATTCGGGACGAACCCCTGCCCGTATTATTGTCTCCAAAGCTGCCTATGATTCCGGTCAGGTTAAAACTGTGGCTGACCTCAAGGGCAAAAAAGTAGCGATTCCCGGTCCCGGTGCCTTTGCTGAATATTCAGTTAACCTAGCGCTTAAAACAGGCGGACTTAGTATTAAAGATGTGGAACTGGTCAATATTCCCTTTCCCCAACAGGCTGCTGCCTTTAAAACAGGAAGTGTAGTAGCCTCCTTTGCTTCAGAACCTGTTTCAACCCAGTTAGAAGCCGATGGCACTGCTGTAACCTTAGTTGATGGGCATGCCGGGGGAACCGAATTAACTTTTATGGTATTTAATACCGACTTCTTAAACAAAAACACCGAGGCAGTGACCCGGTTCCTGTCTGTGTACATCAAGACCTTAAGAGAACTGGATGCAGGTGGCTGGAAAGACCCAGAAGTACAGAAAATAGTGGAGAAATACACCAAGGCACCCGGTGCTTTGCTGAGCAAAATAGCGCTTTCGGTACACAGTAACAATGATGTGATAAATATTAATACGGTGCGAGCGCAAGAAGCTTATTTCCGAGAACGTGGCGTTCTAAGCTATACCGGAGATTTAGATCTTGAATCGCTCATTCGGAAGGATATTATTCAAAAAGCTTTACAGTCATTGTAA
- a CDS encoding ABC transporter substrate-binding protein translates to MTGLLLVACGDSTATTVSTTAAASTAAKTSVASGTTTSAATTAAVATTAAATKAASGDKTKILFASLTGDSPLYVAIDKGYFDAYNLSVEIVNVNNSSEIISLLATGQASGGGTSWAASFFNAAQKGSNITIAAPYQKVPKTGKTNARLLVAKSAYDSGQVKTVADLKGKNVAIPGPSAFAEYSVYLALKNAGLSIKDVNLVNIPFPQVAAALKSGSVVAAYAGEPTSTQLEADGIAVTLSDGHAAGTEISSLAFNTDFLNKNPDAVVKFVAAYIKASNELNAGGFQNPQIQKIVEKYTKIPGEILGKIPQPSPSYDGSFDISSVRAQEAYYRERGVLSYAGDINLDTIIRKDILEKAKQLL, encoded by the coding sequence TTGACAGGATTGCTACTGGTAGCCTGCGGTGATTCAACCGCCACTACCGTATCCACCACTGCCGCAGCTTCTACTGCTGCAAAAACTAGTGTAGCTTCCGGCACCACTACATCCGCTGCCACAACTGCGGCAGTTGCTACTACTGCGGCGGCTACAAAAGCCGCTTCCGGCGACAAAACAAAGATTTTATTCGCTTCCCTTACTGGCGATAGTCCTTTATATGTGGCTATAGATAAGGGTTATTTTGATGCTTACAACCTTAGTGTAGAAATTGTAAACGTCAATAACTCTTCCGAGATAATTTCACTCCTTGCGACAGGTCAAGCCAGTGGGGGTGGTACTAGTTGGGCGGCTTCGTTTTTCAATGCTGCTCAAAAGGGGTCAAATATAACCATCGCTGCCCCCTATCAAAAGGTGCCTAAGACAGGAAAAACTAACGCACGTCTCTTGGTTGCCAAGAGTGCCTATGACTCCGGTCAGGTAAAAACCGTAGCGGATTTGAAAGGCAAAAATGTAGCTATCCCCGGTCCTAGCGCCTTCGCTGAATATTCAGTTTACCTTGCTCTAAAAAACGCCGGATTAAGCATAAAAGATGTTAACCTAGTCAATATCCCATTTCCCCAGGTTGCAGCAGCCCTGAAAAGCGGTAGTGTAGTGGCGGCTTATGCTGGGGAACCGACTTCCACTCAGTTGGAGGCAGATGGAATCGCTGTGACCTTGAGTGACGGACATGCTGCCGGAACGGAGATAAGCTCTTTAGCTTTTAACACCGACTTTTTAAATAAGAACCCTGATGCAGTAGTCAAGTTTGTAGCTGCCTATATCAAAGCCTCTAATGAATTGAATGCGGGTGGTTTTCAAAATCCCCAGATTCAAAAAATAGTGGAAAAATACACCAAAATTCCGGGTGAAATATTGGGCAAAATTCCCCAACCATCGCCTAGCTATGATGGTTCTTTTGATATAAGCTCGGTGCGCGCACAAGAGGCTTATTACCGGGAACGCGGAGTTCTAAGCTATGCCGGCGATATAAATCTTGACACAATCATCCGAAAAGATATCCTCGAAAAGGCTAAACAATTATTATAA